Proteins from a genomic interval of Acinonyx jubatus isolate Ajub_Pintada_27869175 chromosome B4, VMU_Ajub_asm_v1.0, whole genome shotgun sequence:
- the RERG gene encoding ras-related and estrogen-regulated growth inhibitor, with protein sequence MAKSAEVKLAIFGRAGVGKSALVVRFLTKRFIWEYDPTLESTYRHQANIDDEVVTMEILDTAGQEDTIQREGHMRWGEGFVLVYDITDRGSFEEVLPLKNILDEVKKPKNVTLILVGNKADLDHSRQVSTEEGEKLATELACAFYECSACTGEGNITEIFYELCREVRRRRMVQGKTRRRSSTTHVKQAINKMLTKISS encoded by the exons CTCTTGTAGTGAGATTCCTGACCAAGCGCTTCATCTGGGAATATGATCCCACTCTTG AATCAACCTACCGACACCAAGCAAACATTGATGATGAAGTTGTCACCATGGAGATACTAGATACTGCTGGTCAG GAAGACACGATTCAGAGGGAAGGACACATGCGTTGGGGAGAAGGCTTTGTGCTGGTTTATGACATTACTGACCGAGGAAGTTTTGAGGAAGTGCTGCCACTTAAGAACATCCTGGATGAGGTCAAGAAGCCCAAGAATGTGACTCTCATCTTGGTTGGAAACAAAGCTGACTTGGACCACTCCAGACAGGTTAGTACAGAAGAAGGGGAGAAGCTGGCCACCGAACTGGCATGTGCTTTTTATGAGTGTTCTGCCTGCACTGGAGAAGGGAACATCACCGAGATATTCTATGAGCTGTGTCGAGAGGTGCGTCGCAGGAGGATGGTCCAGGGCAAGACGAGGCGACGCAGCTCCACCACGCATGTCAAGCAAGCCATTAACAAGATGCTCACCAAAATCAGTAGTTAA